In Mastigocladopsis repens PCC 10914, a single window of DNA contains:
- the dusB gene encoding tRNA dihydrouridine synthase DusB translates to MLTLSPDLKARLSTPLKIGSFEVKSRVLQSPLSGVTDMVFRRLVRRYAPESMMYTEMVNATGLHYVKQLPKIMEVDRNERPISIQLFDCRPDFLAEAAVKAVEEGADTVDINMGCPVNKITKNGGGSSLLRQPEVAEAIVREVVKAVDVPVTVKTRIGWNDKEITILDFAKRMQDAGAQMITVHGRTRAQGYNGNARWEWIARVKEILEIPVIGNGDIFSVEAAVKCLEQTGADGIMCSRGTLGYPFLVGEVDYFLKTGEQLPPPTPIQLLECAKEHLQALYEYKGDRGVRQARKHMTWYAKGFAGAADLRGKLSVIETVQQGIDLIDRAIALLANGYELVEENQLAIAQ, encoded by the coding sequence ATGCTTACGCTGTCTCCTGATCTAAAAGCTAGACTTTCGACTCCTCTAAAAATTGGTTCTTTTGAGGTGAAAAGTCGGGTTCTCCAGTCGCCTTTGTCTGGGGTGACGGATATGGTATTTCGTCGGCTGGTGCGTCGTTATGCACCTGAGTCGATGATGTACACGGAGATGGTGAATGCAACAGGGTTGCATTATGTGAAGCAGTTGCCCAAAATCATGGAGGTAGACCGTAACGAGCGACCAATTAGTATTCAGTTGTTTGACTGTCGCCCTGATTTTCTGGCAGAAGCAGCGGTAAAGGCGGTTGAGGAAGGGGCTGATACCGTTGATATTAATATGGGTTGTCCGGTAAATAAAATTACCAAGAATGGTGGTGGCTCTTCGCTATTGCGTCAGCCAGAAGTTGCTGAGGCAATAGTTAGGGAAGTGGTGAAGGCGGTTGATGTCCCTGTAACCGTTAAAACCCGTATTGGTTGGAACGACAAGGAAATTACCATTCTCGACTTTGCCAAGCGAATGCAGGATGCGGGGGCGCAAATGATTACCGTGCATGGACGTACTCGCGCCCAAGGGTACAATGGCAATGCCCGCTGGGAATGGATTGCCCGCGTTAAGGAAATTCTTGAGATTCCAGTGATTGGTAATGGAGATATTTTCTCGGTTGAGGCGGCGGTAAAGTGTTTGGAACAAACTGGCGCGGATGGGATCATGTGTTCGCGCGGGACTTTGGGTTATCCGTTTTTGGTGGGAGAAGTTGATTACTTCTTGAAAACAGGAGAACAGTTACCGCCACCAACTCCAATTCAGCTTTTGGAATGTGCGAAGGAACATTTACAAGCTTTGTATGAATACAAGGGTGATAGAGGTGTGCGTCAAGCACGTAAGCACATGACTTGGTATGCAAAAGGTTTCGCTGGTGCTGCTGATTTACGTGGAAAGTTGAGCGTGATTGAAACTGTGCAGCAAGGTATAGATTTGATTGATCGGGCGATCGCACTGTTGGCGAATGGGTATGAAC
- the dnaK gene encoding molecular chaperone DnaK — translation MAKVVGIDLGTTNSCVAVMEGGKPTVIANAEGFRTTPSVVAFAKNGDRLVGQIAKRQAVMNPENTFYSVKRFIGRKFDEITHEATEVSYKVVRDSNGNVKVDCPQAGKAFAPEEISAQVLRKLVEDASKYIGETVTQAVITVPAYFNDSQRQATKDAGKIAGIEVLRIINEPTAASLAYGFDKKSNETILVFDLGGGTFDVSILEVGDGVFEVLATSGDTHLGGDDFDKKIVDFLAEQFRKDEGIDLRKDRQALQRLTEAAEKAKIELSSVTQAEINLPFITATQDGPKHLDTTLTRAKFEELCSDLIDRCRIPVENALRDAKLSKNDIDEVVLVGGSTRIPAVQQVVKQVLAKDPNQSVNPDEVVAVGAAIQAGVLGGDVTGILLLDVTPLSLGVETLGGVMTKIIPRNTTIPTKKSEVFSTAVDGQTNVEIHVLQGEREMSNDNKSLGTFRLDGIPPAPRGVPQIEVIFDIDANGILNVTAKDKGTGKEQSISITGASTLDKSEVERMVNEAEKNASADKERREKIDRKNQADSLSYQAEKQIQELGDKVPAADKTKIEGLVKDLRDAVSKEDDEQIKKLMPELQQALFAVGSNIYQQAGGGDGSAAGAGGADTSGGGASSSGSGDDVIDADFTESK, via the coding sequence ATGGCAAAAGTAGTTGGAATTGACTTAGGTACGACAAACTCCTGCGTGGCAGTTATGGAAGGTGGTAAACCCACAGTTATTGCCAACGCGGAAGGTTTTCGGACAACGCCTTCAGTAGTCGCCTTCGCAAAAAATGGCGATCGCTTGGTTGGTCAAATCGCCAAACGCCAGGCGGTGATGAACCCCGAAAACACTTTTTATTCTGTAAAACGTTTCATTGGACGCAAGTTCGACGAAATTACCCACGAAGCGACTGAAGTTTCTTACAAGGTGGTGCGTGACAGCAACGGTAACGTTAAAGTTGATTGTCCGCAAGCAGGTAAGGCTTTTGCTCCGGAAGAAATTTCTGCACAAGTTCTTCGCAAGCTGGTAGAAGATGCTAGCAAGTACATCGGTGAAACTGTCACTCAAGCGGTGATCACCGTTCCTGCATACTTCAACGACTCCCAGCGCCAAGCAACCAAAGACGCTGGTAAAATTGCTGGTATTGAAGTCCTACGGATTATCAACGAACCTACCGCTGCTTCCTTGGCATACGGCTTTGATAAGAAGAGCAACGAAACCATCCTCGTGTTTGACCTTGGTGGTGGTACATTCGACGTATCCATTCTGGAAGTTGGCGACGGCGTGTTTGAAGTGTTAGCAACCTCTGGTGATACCCACCTTGGTGGTGACGACTTCGACAAGAAGATTGTTGACTTCTTAGCTGAACAGTTCCGCAAAGACGAAGGGATCGACCTCCGTAAAGACAGACAAGCTTTACAGCGTTTGACTGAAGCCGCAGAAAAAGCGAAAATTGAGCTTTCCAGCGTCACCCAAGCGGAAATTAACCTGCCATTTATTACCGCTACCCAGGATGGTCCTAAGCACCTGGATACAACCCTGACTCGCGCCAAGTTTGAAGAACTCTGCTCTGACTTAATTGACCGCTGCCGAATTCCCGTTGAGAACGCGCTGCGCGATGCTAAATTAAGCAAGAACGATATTGATGAAGTTGTATTAGTTGGTGGTTCTACCCGCATTCCAGCTGTACAACAAGTGGTGAAGCAGGTGTTGGCTAAAGACCCCAACCAAAGCGTCAACCCCGATGAAGTTGTGGCAGTTGGTGCAGCAATTCAAGCTGGTGTGCTTGGTGGTGATGTTACTGGTATCTTGCTGTTAGACGTAACACCGCTGTCCTTGGGTGTGGAAACCTTGGGTGGCGTCATGACCAAGATTATCCCCCGCAACACCACAATTCCTACCAAGAAGTCAGAAGTCTTCTCCACCGCTGTGGATGGTCAAACCAACGTGGAAATTCACGTCCTCCAAGGCGAACGGGAGATGTCAAACGACAACAAGAGCTTGGGTACCTTCCGTCTCGATGGTATTCCCCCAGCACCACGCGGTGTCCCTCAAATCGAAGTGATTTTCGATATTGACGCCAACGGTATTCTCAACGTTACCGCTAAGGACAAAGGTACTGGTAAGGAGCAGTCTATCAGTATTACTGGCGCTTCCACCCTCGATAAGAGCGAAGTCGAGCGGATGGTGAACGAAGCGGAGAAAAACGCCTCAGCCGACAAAGAGCGTCGTGAGAAAATTGACCGCAAGAACCAAGCCGACTCCTTGTCATACCAAGCCGAAAAGCAGATTCAAGAATTGGGTGATAAAGTCCCAGCTGCTGATAAGACCAAGATAGAAGGTTTGGTGAAAGACCTGCGCGATGCCGTCTCCAAGGAAGACGACGAGCAGATCAAGAAGCTCATGCCAGAATTGCAACAAGCGCTCTTTGCTGTTGGTAGCAATATTTATCAACAAGCAGGTGGTGGCGATGGTTCTGCTGCTGGTGCTGGTGGTGCTGACACCTCTGGTGGTGGCGCTTCTTCCTCTGGTAGTGGTGACGATGTGATTGACGCCGATTTCACTGAGTCTAAGTAG
- a CDS encoding acetoacetate decarboxylase family protein, producing MPYPQAPWTLQGYAIVTGHLINIDRVRHLIPRELEIISVFPGKTLGGVYLSYYGHGSVLEYSELIVIPAFVGYQGKIGGWVSHIYVDNPDSVAGGREIWGLPKELADFTWEKGERVTVRQGNRTLCNLNYKQQTFAWRQWLGGSSFSAKDTNLLNFSAELESRIGFIGSKLEVPSESPFSAIGLGQPLLTVRCEQMSLKVRAPEVVGQRAVEYSYQ from the coding sequence ATGCCATACCCACAAGCTCCCTGGACACTTCAAGGCTACGCGATCGTAACTGGGCATCTCATAAATATTGACCGAGTGCGTCACCTAATTCCGAGGGAATTAGAAATTATTTCTGTATTTCCTGGTAAAACCCTTGGCGGTGTATATTTATCGTATTACGGGCATGGCTCGGTGCTGGAGTACAGCGAATTGATTGTCATACCTGCCTTTGTGGGTTATCAGGGAAAGATCGGTGGCTGGGTTTCCCATATTTATGTAGATAATCCTGATTCAGTCGCAGGTGGTCGAGAGATTTGGGGGCTACCCAAGGAATTAGCTGATTTTACCTGGGAAAAAGGAGAACGTGTCACTGTTCGCCAAGGAAATCGGACATTGTGTAATCTGAACTATAAGCAGCAAACCTTCGCATGGCGACAGTGGTTAGGTGGATCTAGTTTCAGTGCAAAAGATACGAATTTGCTGAACTTCTCGGCTGAATTAGAATCGCGGATAGGGTTTATTGGTTCTAAGTTAGAAGTGCCTAGTGAAAGTCCTTTTTCTGCGATAGGCTTAGGTCAACCTTTGTTAACTGTGCGTTGCGAACAGATGAGTTTGAAAGTGCGTGCGCCGGAAGTTGTGGGACAAAGGGCAGTTGAGTATAGTTATCAGTAA
- a CDS encoding WD40 domain-containing protein, whose product MTNIMNQQGQIENIAAFNENSLKELNWAIESSKGEFSLILAHCNSASLRRRLTQELQASCRMEIREIVLQQPVTTLYTTIQAELGNEHPEAIIVSGLESVKAIDSMLTGANQVREEFRKNFPFPIVFWVTDEVLQKLIRLAPDFQSWTTTVEFAIPTEDLMQCIQQTADEVFAKVLEVGAGRFLDNTALNLGIGSPRRTELELARVELQNRGVTLHPEIEASLEFVLGRDARGSMEQSRQHYERSLAILQQAAYQNKGTEERTSPHSPLPNLLERRACLLYCMGLWWRTYAVLNHVESDHARATAKDYFQECITVFDQANREDLVANFINGLGAVLQRMHCWDELEAVARRAISLHQTYPHPFRLARAYGFQAEVALAKSAWKEAQEAAQQALEILDSAASTAEKSVSSATIADLEWEQSSHRGWYLFALARAQIALGDKKEAIATLETAKAQTKPQYDPELYILVLCELRDCYFQQAEYLKAFHIKLELRSSEQTYGIRAFIGAGRLQPKQQVTNPALVLVEQQETVAQEIAATGREQDIKRLVERVARPDHKLTIIYGQSGVGKSSILQAGLIPVLKNRAIGTRDVVPVLQQVYPDWIRELSDRLSEALLQRRTSAQNSSPQDKQAADTVKSILNQLQINADNELLTVLIFDQFEEFFFVYKDPKQRLTFYNFLRECLDVPHARVILSLREDYLYYLLECNDRLTNLEVINNNILDKDILYYLGNFSRKDAKALIESFTQTTKLLLEPALIDALVEDLAGDFGEIRPIELQVVGTQLQTEKITTLAQYQEHGPKEELVGKFLEEVVKDCGTENKQIAKLVLYLLTDENNTRPLKTRADLELELEVKAETLDLVLLILVKSGLVFKVPAVPADRYQLVHDYLVPFVRQQQSQRLIAELEKEREQRKLTEAKLNEVLKQQLLEARRGLVWKVSLGVIAGGLAIFLPLVLINQNNTQIVSMITKSQGLLKSNRDLDGLVEGLRAGKRLKQWWSIGINPETRMQVVTALQDVVYTIRERNTLEGDRDQQRHRDSITRVSFSHDGKMVASGSADGTLIIWNQDGSKKLPILHAHDKEITSISFSPDSQKVLTGSADKTVKLWSLDGKEIRTFKGHNERITSISFSPDGQKVVSGCDDSTIKLWGLNGEIIKSFEKHQKSITSLSFSPDGKQIASASTDGTVKLWSLDGKEITIWNDRNELFSSVSFSPDGQTIAATGLNGSSLKLWGRNGSLLKTIPTSYSGEQTSFSRDSQSIAWAGLVERFSVEDQESTISVKLSRMDTGDITTLKLPGHKNRVISFSFSPDLHMLASGSEDKTVKLWNLEKRRNFKILNDRQQITNVSLSPNNQIVATVTKVNEYQDDKKVQIWQRDGTLVTTLPGHNSAVTLSPNSQMLVSASQESKVQLWRQDGTFLKTLQGEVIRGSFSSDGQTIALVKNDNSIELWTRNGKQISTLKGHKDKISQIIFSLSGETVATVSQDGIIKLWRRNGSLITSLKGDGNENYGNQFLDIGFSPNGEILALTDSYGSQTIKFLRRDGKVIKTVQSENGMSVDFSPDRELLTISKNDFGDTKKVVELWRIDGTFITKLQSQGENYSTYTSYLEKTYFTPDSQTIVSFNKGRVQFWRRDGSPISTLDKNVRAFSSDFQTLVTIEGNNKIKLWKPDGTIIRTIKVKSEKAYLGDNYNYADFSFSPDGKTLAIQTNQDTVELWRTDGTFLKMFSNLSDREIERFSHFSNLQHMSFSSDSQTLAIRTGENEVQFWRIDGKKSLTLSLQKTLKGRNNWIKDVSYIPKSQIITIVEGDDTVKLWQLPHELDRKAHLLKTFQGHGNQVMSLSVSPNGQMIASASKDKTVKLWQRDGKLLRTFTGHTDKVNSISFSPNGQLLASASDDKTVKIWEPNGTVINTFKEHVNGVVNVSFSRDGKLIASASKDSTVKIWTLEGKEVKNLNNEEPVTSASFSPDARWIALAGEKTVKLWSIDGTSPITFERFGSQDVSFSPDGKSIAAAGNNGVSLWDFDLNELLKHGCDAARDYLKNNPKVQKSDRTLCDDIK is encoded by the coding sequence ATGACTAATATTATGAATCAGCAGGGGCAAATCGAAAATATTGCAGCTTTTAACGAAAATTCTCTAAAAGAGTTAAATTGGGCGATTGAAAGTTCCAAAGGAGAATTTTCGCTGATTTTGGCACACTGTAATTCTGCAAGTTTGCGACGGCGACTGACACAAGAATTGCAAGCATCCTGTCGTATGGAAATCCGTGAAATAGTTCTGCAGCAGCCTGTTACAACTCTCTACACAACGATTCAAGCAGAACTGGGTAACGAGCATCCCGAAGCAATAATTGTTTCTGGCTTAGAGTCGGTGAAGGCGATTGATTCTATGTTGACGGGTGCAAACCAAGTTAGGGAAGAGTTTCGCAAAAATTTTCCCTTTCCTATAGTGTTTTGGGTAACAGATGAGGTGCTGCAAAAGCTGATTCGTTTAGCGCCTGACTTCCAAAGCTGGACAACAACAGTTGAGTTCGCCATCCCTACTGAAGATTTGATGCAATGTATTCAGCAAACGGCTGATGAAGTCTTTGCCAAAGTTTTAGAGGTAGGTGCAGGGAGATTTCTTGACAACACCGCCCTTAACCTGGGAATAGGTTCTCCACGACGTACAGAATTGGAGTTAGCACGGGTAGAACTACAAAATCGTGGTGTAACGTTACATCCAGAAATTGAAGCGAGTTTAGAGTTTGTCTTAGGTCGAGATGCTCGTGGTTCAATGGAGCAGTCTCGGCAACATTACGAGCGTAGTTTAGCTATTTTGCAGCAAGCTGCATATCAGAACAAGGGGACAGAGGAAAGAACATCTCCCCACTCTCCACTTCCAAACTTGCTAGAACGCCGAGCTTGTCTCCTCTACTGCATGGGTTTGTGGTGGCGTACTTATGCTGTATTAAATCATGTGGAGAGCGATCACGCTCGTGCTACGGCTAAAGATTATTTTCAGGAATGTATAACCGTATTTGACCAAGCTAACCGTGAGGATTTGGTAGCCAATTTTATCAACGGTTTAGGAGCAGTACTGCAACGAATGCATTGCTGGGACGAGTTAGAAGCCGTTGCTCGTAGAGCAATATCTCTGCATCAAACTTATCCGCATCCATTTAGATTAGCAAGAGCTTATGGTTTCCAGGCTGAAGTCGCACTTGCTAAATCGGCTTGGAAAGAAGCTCAAGAAGCAGCACAGCAAGCTCTGGAGATTTTGGACAGTGCAGCATCCACTGCAGAAAAATCTGTATCATCGGCAACAATTGCCGATTTGGAATGGGAGCAATCCTCTCACCGAGGCTGGTATTTATTTGCTTTAGCGAGGGCGCAGATTGCACTTGGCGACAAAAAAGAAGCGATCGCTACTTTAGAAACAGCCAAAGCACAAACCAAACCGCAGTACGACCCAGAGCTTTACATTCTGGTTTTGTGCGAGTTACGCGACTGTTACTTTCAACAAGCTGAATATCTTAAAGCATTTCATATTAAATTAGAACTGCGATCCAGCGAGCAAACTTATGGTATCCGTGCTTTTATCGGTGCGGGACGGTTGCAGCCAAAGCAACAGGTAACAAACCCCGCTTTAGTACTCGTAGAACAGCAAGAGACAGTCGCCCAAGAAATCGCTGCGACAGGAAGAGAGCAAGATATCAAGCGCTTAGTTGAGCGCGTAGCCCGCCCAGATCACAAGCTGACGATTATTTACGGACAGTCTGGTGTGGGCAAAAGTTCAATTTTACAAGCTGGCTTAATACCAGTGTTGAAAAATAGAGCAATTGGTACACGTGATGTTGTACCAGTTCTACAGCAAGTTTATCCTGATTGGATTCGGGAATTGAGCGATCGCTTGAGTGAGGCACTTCTACAAAGGCGAACTTCTGCTCAAAACTCTTCCCCACAAGACAAGCAAGCAGCAGATACAGTTAAATCCATCCTTAATCAATTACAAATAAACGCTGACAACGAACTGCTGACAGTTTTAATTTTCGACCAATTTGAAGAATTTTTCTTCGTTTACAAAGATCCAAAACAAAGACTAACTTTTTATAACTTTTTGCGCGAATGCCTAGATGTTCCCCATGCCAGAGTTATCCTGTCCTTGCGGGAAGATTACTTATATTATCTCTTAGAATGTAATGACCGCCTGACAAATTTAGAAGTTATTAACAATAATATTCTTGATAAAGATATTCTTTATTACTTAGGTAATTTCTCCAGAAAAGATGCAAAAGCATTAATTGAAAGCTTTACTCAAACAACCAAATTATTATTAGAACCTGCACTTATTGATGCATTGGTAGAAGATTTAGCTGGTGACTTTGGCGAAATCCGTCCAATTGAACTACAGGTCGTGGGGACGCAACTGCAAACAGAGAAAATTACAACCCTAGCACAATATCAAGAACATGGTCCAAAAGAAGAACTTGTAGGAAAATTTTTAGAAGAAGTCGTCAAAGATTGCGGCACGGAAAACAAGCAAATTGCCAAATTGGTCTTGTATTTGCTAACAGATGAAAACAACACTCGTCCCCTAAAAACTCGTGCTGATTTGGAATTGGAGCTAGAGGTAAAAGCTGAAACACTCGATTTAGTTTTACTAATTTTAGTGAAATCGGGGTTAGTGTTTAAAGTGCCAGCAGTTCCTGCTGACCGCTATCAACTCGTGCATGATTATTTGGTTCCGTTTGTTCGCCAGCAACAATCACAGCGCTTAATTGCGGAGTTAGAGAAGGAGAGAGAGCAACGCAAGTTGACTGAAGCGAAGCTAAATGAAGTTTTGAAACAACAACTTCTAGAGGCGCGTAGAGGATTAGTTTGGAAAGTCTCATTAGGAGTCATCGCTGGGGGATTGGCAATATTCTTGCCACTGGTGTTAATCAATCAGAACAACACCCAAATTGTCTCTATGATTACCAAATCTCAAGGACTTCTTAAGTCTAATCGAGATTTAGATGGGCTAGTAGAAGGGTTAAGGGCAGGAAAACGACTAAAGCAATGGTGGTCAATTGGCATCAACCCTGAAACTAGGATGCAAGTAGTGACTGCACTACAAGATGTTGTGTACACCATAAGAGAGCGCAATACTCTAGAAGGGGATAGGGACCAACAAAGACATAGAGATAGTATCACCCGTGTAAGTTTCAGCCATGACGGAAAAATGGTGGCTTCTGGCAGTGCTGATGGTACATTAATTATCTGGAATCAAGACGGGAGCAAAAAACTTCCAATTCTTCATGCACATGATAAGGAAATTACCAGTATAAGTTTCAGCCCAGATAGTCAGAAGGTACTTACTGGCAGTGCGGACAAAACTGTTAAACTTTGGAGTTTAGATGGCAAAGAAATTAGAACCTTTAAAGGGCATAACGAACGTATCACCAGCATTAGTTTTAGTCCTGATGGTCAGAAGGTAGTTTCTGGCTGTGACGACAGCACAATAAAACTCTGGGGTCTCAATGGCGAAATAATCAAAAGCTTCGAGAAACATCAAAAAAGCATCACCAGCCTCAGCTTCAGTCCTGATGGTAAGCAAATTGCTTCTGCTAGTACAGACGGTACCGTAAAGCTTTGGAGTTTAGACGGCAAAGAAATCACAATTTGGAATGATCGCAACGAATTATTTAGTAGCGTTAGTTTCAGTCCCGACGGTCAAACCATCGCTGCAACAGGTTTAAATGGATCATCCCTCAAACTCTGGGGACGTAATGGCTCTTTGTTAAAAACCATTCCTACTTCTTATTCGGGCGAGCAGACGAGTTTCAGCCGTGACAGTCAGAGTATTGCCTGGGCTGGTTTAGTAGAAAGATTCTCGGTGGAAGATCAGGAAAGTACTATAAGTGTAAAACTCTCTAGGATGGATACGGGAGACATAACCACCTTGAAACTCCCAGGACATAAGAATAGAGTCATCAGCTTTAGTTTCAGCCCAGATCTTCATATGCTTGCCTCTGGCAGTGAGGATAAAACAGTGAAACTCTGGAATCTGGAAAAGAGGAGGAATTTCAAAATCCTCAATGACAGACAGCAAATAACTAATGTAAGTTTAAGTCCAAATAATCAGATAGTTGCAACTGTCACCAAAGTTAATGAATATCAGGATGACAAGAAGGTACAAATTTGGCAGCGTGACGGCACTTTGGTGACAACCCTGCCCGGACATAATTCAGCAGTTACTTTAAGTCCCAATAGTCAGATGTTAGTTTCCGCTAGTCAAGAGAGCAAAGTGCAACTCTGGCGGCAGGATGGCACTTTTCTCAAAACTCTTCAGGGGGAGGTTATCCGGGGGAGTTTTAGCTCTGATGGGCAAACCATTGCTTTAGTAAAGAACGACAACAGCATAGAATTATGGACAAGAAATGGCAAGCAGATCTCAACTCTCAAAGGACATAAAGATAAAATCTCTCAGATCATTTTTAGCCTTAGTGGAGAGACTGTTGCTACAGTCAGTCAGGATGGAATTATCAAACTTTGGCGACGAAATGGAAGCTTGATAACCTCCTTGAAAGGCGATGGAAATGAGAACTATGGAAATCAATTCCTTGATATTGGTTTTAGTCCTAATGGAGAAATACTTGCTCTTACTGACAGTTATGGAAGTCAAACTATAAAATTTCTGCGGCGCGACGGTAAAGTCATAAAGACTGTTCAGTCTGAAAATGGTATGTCAGTCGATTTCAGCCCAGACCGTGAGCTATTAACGATTAGCAAAAATGATTTTGGTGATACAAAAAAAGTAGTAGAACTTTGGCGTATTGATGGCACTTTCATCACAAAGCTTCAATCTCAAGGCGAGAATTACTCCACTTATACAAGTTACTTAGAAAAGACTTATTTCACACCTGATAGCCAAACAATAGTCTCTTTCAACAAAGGTAGGGTACAATTTTGGAGACGTGATGGTTCTCCAATTTCAACGCTTGATAAAAACGTAAGAGCTTTTAGTTCTGATTTCCAAACTTTAGTCACTATTGAAGGGAATAACAAGATAAAACTCTGGAAGCCAGATGGTACCATAATCAGAACTATTAAAGTTAAAAGCGAAAAAGCATATTTGGGAGATAACTATAATTATGCTGATTTCAGCTTTAGCCCAGACGGTAAAACCTTAGCTATCCAAACAAATCAAGATACTGTAGAACTTTGGCGAACTGATGGTACTTTTCTCAAAATGTTCTCAAATCTTAGTGATCGAGAAATTGAGCGGTTCAGTCACTTTTCCAATTTACAACACATGAGTTTTAGCTCAGATAGTCAAACCCTCGCCATTCGTACAGGTGAAAATGAGGTGCAATTCTGGAGAATTGATGGAAAGAAAAGCCTAACATTATCGTTGCAAAAAACTCTCAAGGGACGAAACAATTGGATTAAAGATGTTAGTTATATTCCTAAAAGCCAGATAATAACAATTGTTGAGGGTGATGATACAGTAAAACTTTGGCAGTTGCCTCATGAACTAGATAGGAAAGCACACCTTTTAAAGACTTTTCAAGGACATGGCAATCAGGTAATGAGTTTAAGTGTCAGCCCCAATGGTCAGATGATTGCCTCAGCAAGTAAGGACAAGACAGTGAAACTTTGGCAGCGTGATGGCAAGCTGCTTAGAACTTTTACAGGACATACAGACAAGGTTAACAGCATTAGTTTTAGTCCAAATGGTCAGCTACTTGCTTCAGCCAGTGATGACAAAACTGTCAAAATCTGGGAACCTAATGGCACAGTAATTAATACTTTTAAGGAGCATGTAAATGGGGTCGTGAATGTGAGTTTTAGCCGCGATGGCAAGTTGATAGCTTCTGCCAGTAAAGATAGTACAGTGAAAATCTGGACTCTGGAAGGTAAAGAAGTCAAAAACTTAAACAATGAGGAGCCTGTCACAAGTGCGAGTTTTAGTCCTGATGCTCGGTGGATTGCTTTAGCTGGTGAGAAAACAGTGAAACTTTGGAGCATTGATGGGACTTCGCCGATAACTTTCGAGCGCTTTGGTAGCCAGGATGTAAGTTTTAGTCCTGATGGCAAGAGTATTGCTGCTGCAGGTAATAACGGAGTTTCTTTGTGGGATTTTGACCTCAATGAACTTCTTAAGCACGGTTGCGATGCAGCACGTGATTATCTCAAGAATAACCCCAAGGTTCAAAAGAGCGATCGCACTCTTTGCGACGATATTAAGTAA
- a CDS encoding P-loop NTPase fold protein, whose amino-acid sequence MMLDLQKFYQACNPSKTLVVSNPLDRQYYIDFASVRGGRIIEELRENITFFSPNEPTCELFTGHIGCGKSTELLRLKAELEEQGFHVVYFESSQDLEMGDVDISDIMLAIARRVSESLERQENLQLNEPKGLKSLLVGIAKLFQVELEVSAEASLGIAKITAKAKDSPELRNKLREYLGPRTKGILDSINEELLQPAVEKLKQRGKKGLVVIVDNLDRVENSQKPWGRPQPEYLFVDRGEQLRQLQCHVVYTMPLSLRFSNDIERLTQRFMVNPKVLPMVPVLQRNGSVSHEGMYLLKQMVLARAFPHISEEYRFDFIKDVFDSSETLERLCCFSGGHVRELLMLLYDWIKKERRLPLSQNILEIVVKARSNQMKLAITNNEWELLRQVAKDKKVRGDEDYRSLVHSRFVYEYCDPEGSWFDINPILAEAASNR is encoded by the coding sequence ATGATGCTGGATTTGCAGAAGTTTTACCAAGCTTGCAACCCAAGTAAGACCTTGGTAGTGAGCAATCCCTTGGATAGGCAATATTATATTGATTTCGCCTCAGTGCGGGGTGGCAGGATAATTGAAGAATTAAGGGAAAACATTACATTTTTTTCTCCTAATGAGCCAACGTGCGAACTATTCACGGGACATATCGGCTGCGGTAAATCTACAGAACTGTTGCGGCTCAAAGCAGAATTAGAGGAACAAGGCTTTCATGTCGTTTATTTCGAGTCCAGTCAAGACTTGGAAATGGGCGATGTGGATATTTCTGATATTATGCTAGCGATCGCCCGCCGAGTTAGTGAAAGTCTTGAGCGCCAGGAAAACCTGCAACTCAACGAACCCAAAGGTTTGAAAAGTTTATTAGTGGGTATCGCTAAACTCTTTCAAGTAGAATTGGAAGTATCTGCAGAAGCATCGCTCGGTATTGCCAAGATTACAGCCAAGGCAAAAGACAGCCCAGAACTCCGCAATAAGTTAAGAGAATATCTCGGACCCCGAACCAAAGGAATTTTAGACTCAATTAACGAAGAACTGTTGCAACCAGCTGTTGAGAAACTCAAGCAACGGGGCAAAAAAGGACTGGTTGTTATTGTCGATAATCTTGACCGCGTGGAGAATTCTCAAAAACCCTGGGGACGCCCGCAACCAGAATATCTGTTTGTAGACAGGGGCGAACAGTTACGTCAACTTCAGTGTCATGTTGTTTACACTATGCCCCTGTCGTTAAGGTTCTCCAATGACATTGAAAGATTAACCCAGCGGTTTATGGTCAATCCCAAGGTACTGCCAATGGTACCTGTGTTGCAACGAAACGGTAGTGTTTCTCACGAAGGGATGTATCTACTTAAACAGATGGTACTAGCAAGAGCCTTTCCTCATATATCGGAAGAGTACCGTTTCGATTTCATTAAAGATGTTTTTGACAGTTCAGAAACTTTAGAGCGATTGTGTTGCTTCAGTGGCGGTCATGTCCGTGAGTTACTGATGTTACTTTATGATTGGATTAAAAAAGAACGTCGACTTCCCCTTTCACAGAACATCTTGGAAATTGTGGTGAAAGCACGTAGCAATCAAATGAAGTTAGCAATTACAAATAATGAGTGGGAGTTGCTGCGACAGGTGGCAAAAGATAAGAAGGTGCGGGGAGACGAAGATTATCGCAGTTTAGTTCACAGTCGGTTTGTGTATGAATATTGCGACCCTGAAGGATCTTGGTTTGATATAAACCCGATTTTGGCAGAAGCAGCATCTAACCGCTAG